A DNA window from Paenibacillus sp. HWE-109 contains the following coding sequences:
- a CDS encoding carbohydrate ABC transporter permease encodes MKIRKSLGEKVFDFTNVSFLTLITVAAMLPILYVVAGSFSSSNALIHNRVTLWPVEATFDNFKLVVNNSTFWKSGWMTVQIVFLGTLINMVLTMITAYPLSKMDLKGRKFFMLLIIFTMIFQAPIIPTYLLVKNLYLLNSIWALVLPGAISAFNMILCITFFRTVPDDLFDAARVDGMSEYSMVWRIVVPLSMPIVMTLLLFYAVGHWNNYFGPLLFINDRNKQTLQMYLYSLIANGDSDSTAGAAAESGIKLSPVAIQMATIVLATVPVVLIYPFLQKHFVKGALLGSVKE; translated from the coding sequence ATGAAAATTAGAAAATCATTAGGTGAAAAAGTGTTCGATTTCACTAACGTCAGTTTTCTCACCCTGATTACAGTTGCAGCAATGCTCCCGATCCTTTACGTTGTCGCAGGCTCGTTCAGTTCCTCGAACGCCCTTATTCATAATAGAGTCACATTATGGCCGGTGGAAGCGACCTTTGATAATTTCAAACTTGTAGTAAACAATAGCACATTTTGGAAGTCAGGCTGGATGACAGTCCAAATCGTATTCCTAGGCACCTTGATCAATATGGTACTAACGATGATTACGGCATATCCCTTATCGAAGATGGATTTAAAAGGAAGAAAGTTTTTTATGCTGCTAATCATTTTTACAATGATTTTTCAAGCCCCGATCATACCGACGTATTTGCTTGTGAAAAACTTGTATCTGTTAAACTCCATATGGGCTTTAGTCCTGCCTGGTGCCATTAGCGCTTTCAATATGATTTTGTGTATTACGTTTTTTCGTACGGTTCCCGACGATTTATTCGATGCTGCTCGCGTAGACGGGATGAGCGAATACAGCATGGTATGGCGTATAGTGGTACCATTGTCCATGCCAATTGTCATGACGCTGCTTTTATTTTATGCAGTGGGCCATTGGAATAACTATTTTGGACCGCTCTTGTTTATTAACGACCGAAATAAACAAACGCTGCAAATGTATCTTTACTCGCTAATTGCAAATGGGGATTCGGACTCGACAGCGGGTGCAGCTGCAGAATCCGGCATCAAGCTTTCTCCGGTCGCCATCCAAATGGCCACGATTGTACTAGCTACCGTGCCTGTTGTACTGATTTATCCCTTTTTGCAGAAGCATTTTGTTAAAGGAGCTTTACTTGGTTCTGTGAAGGAATAA
- a CDS encoding extracellular solute-binding protein: MSFEKKWGNTLYLSMSAIVLLSACSSGNESSRSSATPNQTSTQASVSATPGTPAAPVKIRVFETDNNQPVPGGKMMDDPTIKYLAQKTNTDLDWVFLPHGQFGDQVRIKFASGDIPDVVQSWGINYELLKNNQVIPLNDYINKYGSNLKKAISQAAWDEVTIDGKILAIPEGQIGNKVLYVRKDWMDKVGITTPPKTPDELLTMLRAFRDKDPNGNGKKDEMPFSGREKLDWVDNVITMFGADYFARVVVNGEVVPGLVSPNMKQALGFLRTLVEEKLIDSEFLTNKRNVWEQKIQNNLVGAWVHAPSLSWDWQDKLNKSLPGMGANVIAIPTPKAPGVESSGTLIRASNKSFMITKAAKDPAAIVKMLDWLASQEGQEFVNFGIPNVTYKKDGDKINYDSKKDADDKTVLWRFNSFNLVATNKDIMEIQLGSKEAADKMDSTYKVAAAEGIKNIIAGIPPSTATPKPELEWNGTLFQEAAAQILLGKQPLDYFDTFVKQWRAQAGTENIKYETDYYNSKKK, from the coding sequence ATGAGCTTCGAAAAGAAATGGGGCAATACGCTTTACCTATCGATGTCTGCTATCGTGCTCCTGTCCGCGTGTTCATCGGGTAATGAGAGCAGCCGCTCAAGCGCAACTCCGAATCAAACAAGTACGCAAGCAAGCGTTTCAGCCACGCCGGGTACTCCAGCGGCACCGGTCAAAATTCGTGTATTCGAAACAGATAACAACCAACCGGTTCCAGGCGGTAAGATGATGGATGACCCCACGATTAAATATTTGGCGCAAAAAACGAATACGGATCTGGATTGGGTATTCCTTCCGCATGGTCAGTTCGGGGACCAGGTTAGAATTAAATTTGCCAGTGGCGATATCCCTGATGTCGTCCAATCATGGGGCATTAATTATGAATTGCTGAAGAACAATCAAGTTATCCCCTTAAACGATTACATTAATAAATACGGCTCCAATCTCAAAAAGGCAATATCGCAAGCCGCATGGGACGAGGTCACGATTGATGGGAAAATCTTGGCGATTCCAGAAGGACAGATAGGGAATAAAGTTCTTTATGTCCGTAAAGATTGGATGGATAAGGTTGGCATTACCACCCCGCCCAAAACGCCTGATGAATTGTTGACGATGCTGCGGGCATTCCGCGATAAGGATCCGAATGGCAACGGCAAAAAAGATGAGATGCCGTTCTCCGGTCGTGAAAAGCTCGATTGGGTTGACAATGTAATTACCATGTTCGGTGCAGATTATTTCGCGCGTGTAGTCGTTAATGGCGAGGTAGTGCCAGGACTCGTTAGCCCTAATATGAAGCAAGCGCTTGGATTTCTGCGGACATTGGTTGAAGAGAAGCTGATTGATAGCGAGTTTCTGACAAATAAACGGAATGTCTGGGAGCAGAAGATCCAGAATAATTTGGTAGGTGCTTGGGTGCATGCACCTTCGCTTAGCTGGGATTGGCAGGATAAGTTGAACAAATCTCTTCCGGGTATGGGAGCGAATGTCATTGCAATTCCAACTCCGAAAGCACCGGGTGTAGAGAGCTCAGGTACACTGATTCGCGCATCTAATAAATCGTTTATGATCACAAAAGCAGCGAAAGATCCGGCTGCGATCGTGAAAATGCTCGATTGGCTCGCTAGTCAGGAAGGACAGGAGTTTGTTAATTTTGGCATACCGAATGTAACGTACAAGAAGGATGGCGACAAAATTAACTATGACAGTAAAAAAGATGCCGATGATAAAACGGTGCTTTGGCGGTTTAACTCCTTTAATTTGGTCGCGACCAACAAAGATATTATGGAAATTCAATTGGGCAGCAAGGAAGCTGCTGACAAAATGGATTCAACTTATAAAGTCGCCGCTGCGGAAGGAATTAAGAATATTATTGCCGGTATCCCTCCTTCAACTGCCACACCGAAACCTGAATTGGAATGGAACGGCACACTTTTCCAAGAAGCGGCAGCTCAGATCCTACTTGGCAAACAACCATTAGATTACTTTGATACTTTTGTCAAGCAATGGAGAGCCCAAGCCGGTACTGAAAATATCAAATATGAAACCGACTATTATAACAGTAAGAAAAAATAA
- a CDS encoding polysaccharide lyase family 8 super-sandwich domain-containing protein, with the protein MWNRHKQKVAVFLMVTLLLSIFSQVGLRSASATDAYDDLRVKYQATLTGGSGYNTSDPDVAYKVNLLGQTSWGTLNKAPGRLYLWIDLYDPNDIGKPLYLTQNYVRIKEMAIAYKSVGSSLYGNQTLKTDILDALEWMHLNRYNETVYPATSWALWYDLEIGTPIQLSDAVILMYDELIATPERITKYMNMIQHFSPDNTKIEMHNEGVPRAENTGTNRVWKASYLAVQGIILKSNTMLSAARDALSQVMDYVTTGDGFYQDGSFVMHGNFAYNGGYGAALIQDVSNILNLLGGSEWYPTYSGINNVYKWVYDSYEPFIYKGALMDMIRGREIARNYYQDQVSGHKVMGGILRLSQSAPPADSLRMKAMVKYWMQQNSLSGFYKDLDLNTMLLAKSVLNDSNIIPRGEKVLTKVYAGMDRAVHLKPGFGFGVSMSSSRIANYESVLSPLGDHRRGWYTGEGMTYLYNNDLNQYTDFWPTVNLYRLPGTTVDTMTRADNSNTNYLSPNAWTGGSELLNQYAAVGMDLKAVNNTLKAKKSWFMFDDEIVALGSGINSTDNRKIETTIENRMLNKATTSKSIDIDSPASTPIANEPLRQKVYAVTDSSNDGNVALNTLDNNLDSRWTSLGDNQWIQYDLGKSQPIGYLGINFLSQASRATTFDIQVSNDNSVWTNVYSGSSIVGGTSADIKVYDFADVQARYVKIIGHGNTANQFNHIVEVQIYAPNSQGNVIIPLAVAPLNALSTTNNTETMDSDITTYYSSVGDGQSLIYDLGSNVQVGYAGLSFFEGLTHHYSFDIQTSTNATTWTTVFSGQNSVLTSEIRAYDFPDTTARYMKIVFHGNNMDLANRLSEIQFYAPNSLGAVLNPVHHNVPKYNGDEQLVVNGVTKPSGLGWAEDMTNVSSVYLEGTGGYYFPQPASIKGLREARKGNWQSIGNTGLGTITKKYLTLWYDHGSNPVNKDYSYVLLPNKTSQQTTAYSSNPDIEVLSNTTNVQAVKDKVLGITGANFWAADMVGDVISYNPSSMMLKEQAGVLDLAVSDPTHKQSKLIYEIAKTGVSVVQKDSTVTILQLSPTIKFEVDTQAKDGISHKVSIQYDPSAAPLSTITVVDDVYNYTNMFYHTPNVYFNTSNPAQTGGDASRLVRSKNTNEYLVYKSFMNMDIDKFDVDTWFLPSEAITDFQFLSSPDNITYSQITPIRSTVLNVPGVWNKVSYNESLPIGSKFLKIIYLHNSVNAWNPQLGKVSITSKTGAPVTPTPTPTPTPTPTPTPTPTPAGPTNVALNKTGITASSNAQNRSRLTDGDKNTANFIDMYTNTANWIQVDLEASYDINDIKLWHYLTAGRMYHDVVVQVSNDPTFATKTTVFNNDTDNSAGQGIGTDAEYAETSTGKDIPFATTNARYVRLWVNGSTLNAYSHYVELEVWAPPAP; encoded by the coding sequence ATGTGGAATAGGCATAAGCAGAAAGTGGCTGTGTTCTTGATGGTAACGCTCTTATTATCCATTTTTAGCCAAGTAGGATTGCGTAGCGCAAGTGCGACCGATGCGTATGACGATTTAAGAGTAAAGTATCAGGCGACCTTAACCGGAGGTTCCGGCTATAACACCTCGGATCCCGATGTCGCGTATAAAGTCAATTTGTTGGGGCAAACCAGCTGGGGAACATTGAACAAAGCACCAGGCAGACTTTATTTATGGATTGATCTCTATGATCCCAACGATATCGGCAAACCTTTATATCTTACGCAAAACTATGTTCGAATCAAAGAGATGGCTATCGCTTACAAAAGCGTTGGCTCCAGCTTATACGGTAATCAGACGCTTAAAACCGATATCCTTGATGCCTTGGAATGGATGCATTTGAATAGGTACAACGAAACGGTATATCCGGCAACCTCATGGGCATTGTGGTACGATTTGGAGATAGGAACTCCTATTCAGCTCTCGGATGCTGTTATATTAATGTACGATGAATTGATAGCTACTCCAGAAAGAATTACGAAATATATGAATATGATTCAACATTTCTCACCCGATAATACCAAAATAGAGATGCATAATGAGGGTGTACCGAGGGCAGAAAATACAGGAACCAACCGCGTGTGGAAAGCGTCCTATCTGGCCGTGCAGGGAATTATTCTGAAATCGAATACGATGCTGTCGGCTGCAAGAGACGCTTTGTCACAAGTCATGGACTATGTGACAACAGGTGATGGATTTTATCAGGACGGCTCTTTCGTGATGCATGGTAATTTTGCCTATAATGGAGGTTATGGAGCGGCTCTCATCCAGGATGTATCGAATATCTTAAATTTACTAGGAGGTTCAGAGTGGTATCCTACCTATAGCGGCATAAACAATGTCTATAAATGGGTATACGACTCGTATGAGCCATTTATCTACAAAGGTGCCCTGATGGATATGATCAGAGGCCGGGAAATTGCGAGAAATTATTATCAAGACCAGGTTTCAGGGCATAAAGTTATGGGAGGTATATTGCGATTGTCGCAGTCAGCACCACCCGCAGATAGCTTGAGAATGAAAGCCATGGTGAAGTATTGGATGCAGCAGAATAGCTTGAGTGGTTTCTACAAAGATCTAGATTTAAATACGATGCTGCTGGCGAAGTCTGTGCTCAATGATTCAAATATCATTCCTAGAGGAGAAAAGGTTCTAACGAAAGTGTATGCGGGTATGGACAGAGCTGTCCATCTGAAACCTGGCTTCGGCTTCGGGGTTAGCATGTCGTCTAGCCGAATTGCGAATTATGAATCCGTTCTTTCACCGTTAGGGGATCACAGAAGGGGATGGTATACAGGCGAGGGAATGACTTATCTATATAATAATGATCTCAATCAATACACAGATTTTTGGCCAACTGTAAACCTATACCGTTTGCCTGGTACCACAGTGGATACGATGACCAGGGCTGATAATTCCAATACGAATTATTTAAGTCCCAATGCATGGACGGGGGGTAGCGAGCTTCTTAATCAATATGCGGCAGTGGGCATGGATTTGAAAGCTGTGAACAACACGCTTAAAGCAAAAAAATCCTGGTTTATGTTTGACGATGAAATCGTCGCCCTCGGCAGTGGTATTAACAGCACAGACAATCGGAAAATTGAAACGACCATTGAGAATAGGATGCTGAATAAAGCGACCACTTCCAAAAGTATCGATATAGATTCTCCTGCTTCAACGCCAATCGCAAACGAGCCTCTGCGTCAGAAAGTGTATGCAGTAACTGACAGCAGCAACGACGGCAATGTGGCGTTGAATACATTGGACAATAATTTGGATTCCAGATGGACTTCCTTGGGCGACAATCAATGGATCCAGTATGACCTTGGCAAATCGCAGCCCATTGGTTATTTGGGCATTAACTTCCTGAGTCAGGCATCCCGAGCAACTACATTCGATATTCAGGTATCGAACGATAATTCCGTATGGACCAATGTATATAGCGGAAGTTCTATTGTTGGAGGAACATCTGCTGATATTAAGGTCTACGATTTTGCTGATGTGCAGGCAAGATATGTGAAAATTATCGGACATGGAAACACGGCTAATCAATTTAACCACATTGTAGAGGTGCAAATTTATGCGCCCAATTCGCAGGGGAACGTTATTATTCCGCTTGCTGTTGCTCCTTTGAATGCGTTGTCTACAACCAACAATACGGAAACAATGGACTCCGATATTACGACTTATTATTCTTCCGTGGGTGACGGGCAATCGCTCATCTATGATCTCGGCAGCAATGTTCAGGTGGGTTATGCGGGATTAAGCTTCTTCGAGGGGCTTACTCATCATTATTCATTTGATATTCAGACGTCGACAAATGCCACGACATGGACTACCGTATTCAGCGGCCAGAATAGTGTGTTAACCTCTGAAATTCGGGCCTATGACTTCCCGGATACGACTGCGAGGTATATGAAGATTGTATTCCACGGGAATAATATGGATCTGGCAAATCGACTTTCCGAGATCCAATTCTATGCGCCGAACTCACTTGGAGCTGTATTAAATCCTGTACATCATAATGTTCCCAAATACAATGGCGATGAACAGCTTGTGGTCAATGGCGTCACGAAGCCATCTGGACTCGGCTGGGCTGAGGACATGACGAATGTTTCATCCGTTTATTTGGAAGGCACAGGCGGATACTATTTCCCTCAACCTGCTTCAATTAAAGGTTTGAGAGAAGCGAGAAAAGGCAATTGGCAATCAATTGGCAACACGGGCCTTGGCACAATTACCAAGAAATATCTGACGCTCTGGTATGACCATGGCAGCAACCCGGTGAATAAGGATTATTCCTACGTGCTGCTTCCGAACAAAACATCGCAGCAAACGACAGCTTACAGCAGCAATCCGGATATAGAAGTCCTTTCGAATACTACGAATGTGCAAGCGGTGAAAGATAAAGTCCTAGGCATCACAGGAGCAAATTTCTGGGCTGCAGATATGGTTGGAGATGTGATATCCTACAACCCGTCTTCCATGATGCTTAAGGAGCAGGCAGGCGTACTGGATTTAGCTGTTTCCGATCCGACACACAAGCAGAGCAAGCTAATCTATGAAATTGCCAAAACGGGTGTTTCCGTTGTTCAAAAGGATTCGACAGTAACGATCCTGCAATTAAGTCCTACCATAAAGTTTGAGGTGGACACACAAGCTAAGGACGGGATCAGTCATAAAGTGTCCATTCAGTACGATCCTTCAGCAGCGCCTCTATCCACGATAACTGTGGTTGATGATGTGTATAATTATACGAATATGTTCTATCATACGCCTAATGTTTATTTTAACACTAGCAATCCTGCTCAGACGGGTGGGGATGCATCTCGATTGGTTAGATCTAAAAATACGAATGAATATTTGGTCTATAAGTCATTTATGAATATGGATATAGACAAATTCGATGTGGACACCTGGTTTTTACCCAGTGAGGCGATCACAGACTTTCAATTTTTATCATCACCGGATAATATAACGTATTCTCAAATTACGCCCATCAGGTCAACAGTGCTTAACGTACCAGGAGTCTGGAATAAAGTCAGCTATAATGAATCGTTGCCGATAGGCAGCAAGTTCTTGAAAATCATCTATTTGCACAATTCGGTCAATGCTTGGAATCCGCAACTTGGTAAAGTTTCGATTACGAGTAAAACAGGAGCACCTGTTACGCCAACACCAACACCAACACCGACGCCGACGCCAACGCCAACGCCAACGCCAACGCCAGCTGGACCCACTAATGTGGCATTGAATAAGACAGGAATAACAGCCAGTTCAAATGCCCAGAATCGATCACGCCTTACGGACGGAGACAAGAACACAGCTAATTTCATAGATATGTATACCAACACGGCCAACTGGATTCAGGTAGACCTCGAGGCGAGTTATGATATTAACGATATTAAATTGTGGCACTATCTCACAGCCGGTAGGATGTACCATGATGTAGTCGTACAAGTGTCGAATGACCCTACATTTGCGACGAAGACAACGGTTTTCAACAATGATACGGATAATAGTGCCGGGCAAGGGATAGGAACAGACGCAGAATATGCGGAAACCAGCACCGGAAAGGATATTCCGTTTGCTACAACGAATGCAAGGTATGTACGGTTGTGGGTGAATGGAAGTACACTCAATGCGTACAGCCATTATGTGGAACTTGAAGTTTGGGCTCCTCCAGCGCCTTAA
- a CDS encoding response regulator transcription factor, which produces MSITPISVLIIDDELPLRQELRSMPWPSFGAELVGEAENGEEALELCKVLEPDLVISDITMPIMDGLELFRIVKKRFPLIQFVLLTCHSDFHYAQEALKLGALDYFTKLSFDEADMKTAIEKARAAIRRDTDLRDYEQERTRRELSNPQKSATSDERKIRKDVQLAQKIIVSKLGDPITLTSVADEVGLSSYYLSRLFREETGESFNDYVTRIRMEKAVNLLQNTQLKVYEVAEQVGIPSYRYFSQLFRNWTGVAPTDYKKG; this is translated from the coding sequence ATGTCTATAACACCGATAAGTGTACTGATCATTGATGATGAATTGCCGCTAAGACAAGAACTCCGGTCTATGCCATGGCCTTCATTTGGAGCTGAACTGGTCGGAGAAGCGGAGAATGGGGAAGAGGCTTTGGAGCTGTGCAAGGTCTTGGAGCCTGATCTGGTTATCTCGGATATCACCATGCCCATCATGGATGGATTGGAATTGTTTCGCATTGTTAAAAAAAGATTTCCACTCATCCAATTCGTGCTGTTAACCTGTCATAGCGACTTTCATTATGCGCAAGAAGCTCTGAAACTTGGGGCTCTGGACTATTTTACGAAGCTATCGTTCGATGAAGCGGACATGAAGACAGCGATTGAAAAGGCGAGAGCCGCGATTAGACGTGACACTGATTTAAGGGATTATGAACAGGAACGGACACGCCGGGAGTTGTCCAACCCCCAAAAGTCAGCAACAAGTGACGAACGGAAGATTCGAAAAGATGTCCAGCTGGCGCAAAAAATTATCGTGAGCAAGCTGGGAGATCCGATTACGCTGACCTCCGTTGCGGACGAGGTTGGGCTGAGCTCGTACTACCTCAGCCGTCTGTTCCGGGAAGAAACGGGTGAATCCTTCAACGATTATGTCACGCGGATACGCATGGAGAAGGCTGTGAACTTGCTTCAGAATACGCAGCTTAAAGTGTACGAAGTGGCCGAGCAGGTAGGTATTCCCAGCTATCGTTATTTTTCGCAGCTTTTCCGAAATTGGACCGGGGTAGCACCAACAGATTATAAAAAGGGTTGA